A genomic window from Stigmatopora argus isolate UIUO_Sarg chromosome 13, RoL_Sarg_1.0, whole genome shotgun sequence includes:
- the hibch gene encoding 3-hydroxyisobutyryl-CoA hydrolase, mitochondrial — MSLTTLTSKHRLRAICRLHRIQGHMMSSRVEPEVLLEKVGRAGVITMNRPKVLNALNLTMIRAIYPQLKEWETDSDTDLVIIKGSGGKAFCAGGDIRAITEAGKVGDPLAKVFFREEYILNNAIGTCKKPFIALIDGITMGGGVGLSVHGRFRVATEKTMFAMPETAIGLFPDVGGGYFLPRLRGKLGLFLALTGFRLKGRDVHGAGIATHFVESKKMLDLEKELVELRSPSAENICGVLNSFQKESSLDCEKAFILEEHLPDIDRLFTSSSMEGVMQNLKVDGSDFARKQVETLSKMSPTSLKMTFKQLQLGARLSLREVLVMEYRLSQACMRGRDFYEGVRAVLVDKDQSPKWKPSTLEEVTDQSVDECFSSLGDADLSC, encoded by the exons ATGTCCAGTCGCGTGGAGCCCGAGGTCCTCCTGGAGAAGGTGGGCCGGGCTGGGGTGATAACTATGAACAGGCCCAAAGTGCTGAATGCCCTTAACTTGACCATGATTCGAGCCATCTACCCTCAACTCAAG gaatggGAGACTGACAGTGACACAGACCTGGTCATCATCAAAGGGTCCGGAGGGAAAGCCTTTTGCGCGGGTGGAGACATCAGAG cAATTACTGAAGCGGGGAAAGTTGGCGATCCTCTTGCAAAGGTGTTTTTTCGTGAGGAATACATCCTGAATAATGCTATAG GGACATGCAAGAAGCCATTTATTGCCCTTATCGATGGAATAACAATGGGTGGG GGCGTCGGTCTCTCAGTCCACGGACGTTTTCGAGTGGCCACGGAGAAAACCATGTTCGCCATGCCGGAGACCGCCATCG GTCTGTTTCCCGACGTCGGAGGGGGGTACTTCCTCCCGAGGCTGCGGGGAAAGCTGGGCCTGTTTCTGGCGCTGACTGGCTTTCGCCTCAAAGGCCGCGACGTGCACGGGGCCGGAATTGCCACTCACTTTGTAGAGTCCAAGAAA ATGTTAGATCTGGAAAAAGAATTGGTGGAGTTGAGGTCGCCCTCTGCTGAGAATATCTGCGGAGTGTTGAACTCCTTCCAGAAGGAG AGCAGCCTTGATTGTGAGAAGGCCTTCATCTTGGAGGAACACCTGCCTGACATTGACAG GCTATTCACTTCAAGCAGTATGGAAGGCGTCATGCAAAACCTGAAGGTGGACGGCTCGGACTTTGCCAGGAAACAAGTGGAG ACCTTGTCCAAGATGTCGCCCACGTCGCTGAAAATGACCTTTAAGCAGCTCCAACTGGGCGCCAGGCTCAGCCTGCGGGAGGTGTTGGTGATGGAGTACCGCTTGAGTCAGGCGTGCATG CGAGGCCGGGACTTCTACGAGGGCGTCCGAGCGG TTCTGGTGGACAAGGACCAGAGTCCCAAATGGAAGCCGTCCACCCTGGAGGAGGTCACCGATCAAAGCGTCGACGAATGCTTCTCGTCACTCGGAGACGCCGATCTCTCTTGTTAA